A window of Terriglobia bacterium genomic DNA:
TTCAAGGCCATGGCTCCTCCTCTCGAACCCGGTTTTCGTAAGCGCACGACATCTTGTTTCGTGCGCTCCAAGGCAAATAGAGGTTAACTTCTCCCGCTAGCCTCCAACCATTCTGAGCCTATTTTACTCCCGATATTCTTTTGGAGGTAGCAACACCCTGCTGATTAATTCAACCGGGTGGGTGACGACAGATGAAGGCACTGGACAGGGACTAAGCAGGCAAGACAATTCGAAACGTTGTCCCTTGTTCCGGTTCGCTTGAAAAGTCGATGGAACCGTTATGCAATTGAATAATCCGGTAGGCCATCGCCAGACCCACACCTGAGCCGCCCGGTTTGGTTGTAAAAAATAGCGAGAAGATCTTGGGCTGCACATCGGGGGGAATGCCCACGCCCTGGTCTTCGATTTCAAGTTCCACCCGGCGGTCCGCTTTCCTTGACCTGATTTTCAGCGTTCCTCCGGATGGCATTGCCTGGCAGCCGTTCAGCACCAGGTTCAGAAGGGCCTGCTTAAACAGATCGCGATCGACCTTCAACCTGGGGACGGGACCATCCTTCTCGATCTTCAGCCGCACATGGTTCTGCCGCGCCTGGGGCTCAGCGAGAGTGAAGACTTCCTGGAGCATCTGCTCCAGATCGGTATCGGTCAGCCGCAACTCCACAGGCCGCGTAAAATCGAGGAACGTCTTCACCACACGGTCGAGCCGCCAGATCTCTGAGGAAAGCGTGTCAAGCTGGGGCTTAACGGCAGTACTGTTTTCGGCAAGTTTCGCCTTCAGAATTTCCAACTGCAGGACCATTGCGTTCAGCGGGTTCTTCACCTCATGCGCAACTCCGGAGGTAATGCGGCCGAGCGCCGCAAGCCTCGATGCCACGGCGATCTGGTCCTCCAGTTGGGCGCGTGTGCCGGCGTCCCGCACCGTTACCAGTGCGCCGACAGATTCCCCTCCCGTCTCAGCAAACTGCACGCTGGCCAAGATGCGGGGGCCTTCATTGTCATCGCCATCACCTTCATTCGGTGACTCCCAGGTAACAGGCACCCGCGCCACAAACGCCTCGCGGAGCACGCGATCCATGGGATGATCGCTCCAGAAAATTTCCGCCGCCGTTCGGTGCAGCAACAGTTTGGGGTCTTCGCCCAGGAACCGCTCCACGGCAGGCGTGGCAAGCACCAACTGGTCCTGCCTGTCAAAAAGCATCAGGCCGTCCGCGAGGTTGGAAAAAAGCTGGTCAAGATTTTCCTTAAGCTGAGTAAATGCTGTTTTCTCCCCTCGAATCTGCTCGCCCAGCAGATTCAGCTTGGAGGAAAGGATGCCCCATTCATCCTTACGGTCCACCATCAGCGGTTCGGGATTTTCTCCTCGCGCCATCCGCTCAACGCTGCGGGAGATGGTTTTGAGGGGACGCAGTACCCCATAAGAGAGCAGGCTGGCGGACAGAGTCGCCAGGATGAGCGCCACAATGGCAAGCAGCAACGCCCGGTGCAATTCAGGCGTCAGTTCGCTGGCGACAAACAGCGTTGAGACGCCTACGCGAACATCCAGCGGACGGTCGCCCAGCATGCTGGAGTGGACAACCTCATAGATTTGCTGTGGTCCGTAGATGACATGGAGCTGCTGCAGTATGCCCGAGTTCAGGAGTTGGTCAAACGATGGCGCCGGAGTGAACTGCTTTCCCACTTGAGCAGGGTCGTTATGGGCAAGAATAATCCCCTTTTGATCTGTTATCGCTACGTAATAGATGGTCGGTGAGTTGCCCACCGCGGATTCAATGGTGGAACTGAGGTTGGGGTCTTCTGCCAGCCGGGTCCCGACGAACTGGAGCACCGCCGGAGTATCTGAGGGATCGACCCCGGCCGGGAGATAACTCTGGGACAGCACGGTCTGGGTCTGATGGTAAACTTCATCGGCCACAAACGACCCTCTTCTCCCCACAGCGACGAGGGCCTCATGAGTGATGATAAAAAGGTAAAGGGCCGAGATGGCCAGCACCACGACCAGCACCAGCAGCCCGATCAGTGCCGTCAGCTTAGCTTTGAGGCTCAGCCTCATATTCCTTCAACTTGTTGTGAAGAGTCTTCAAACTGATGCCCAACATTTCAGCAGCACGGGTTTTGTTGTTACTGGTAAAGGTCAGCGTTTCGAAGATCAGCCGGCGCTCCGCCTCCCCAACTGTCATCCCTGGGCGAAGATGAAGATCGTCCCCCATTGCAGCCGTTGAAGCCTTTCCAAAATCAGCAGGGAGATCAGTGGTGAGCAGGATGTCTCCCTGGCTTAGAACGACCATGCGTTCCAGCGTGTTACGGAGTTCACGAATGTTGCCGGGCCACGAATGGTGGCGGAATGCTTCCAGTAAGTTGCCATCCACGGCTTTCACCGAAGTATGGTGCTTGCGATTCAGGTCTTCGATGAGCGCCTGGGTCAGAGGTTCCAGATCGCCCAGATGCTCGCGAAGCGGAGGCATGGTAATCTGGACCACGTTGAGGCGAAAGTAAAGGTCGTTTCTAAGTTCTCCCTTCGAAACGGCCTCTTCGGGGACCTTGTTGGTTGCGGCAAGCACCCGAACATCAACAGAGGTCTCGCTTTTGCTGCCCAGACGCCGGAGCTTGGAGTCTTCGAGGACACGCAAAAGCTTGGCCTGTGTCTGCGCCGGCATCTCGCCAATTTCGTCCAGCAGAAGCGTGCCGCCGTCGGCAAGTTCAAAACAACCCATCCGCCTCTCCACAGCTCCCGTAAAAGCACCCTTCTCGTGGCCGAAGATTTCGCTCTCCATGAGGCTTTCGGGAATCGCGGCACAGTTAACGGCCACAAACGGCTTGCCTTTCCGCGGGCTCAGCTCATGGAGGGTGCGAGCTGCCAATTCCTTCCCGGTCCCGCTTTCACCCGTTATCAAAACACTGGCCCGCGAGGGCGCCACGGCGGCGATAATCGACATGACCTCCTGCATCTTCTTCGACCGCCCCACCAACTGCCCCAAAATGCCCGCTTCACGCAGCCGCCGATGCGCGATTTCGAGCTGCAACTCGCTTTCGCGGCGCGCCAGGCAATTGCGGAGTTCAACCTGCAGGCGCTTCGGATCAACGGGTTTTTCAAGGAAGTTAAAGGCCCCTAGCTTGGTGGCCTCCACGGCTTCCTCGATAGTGCCCTGGGCCGTCAACATAATGAAAGATACTTCAGGACGCGATTCGCGCATCTGGCGCAGGAGATCCATGCCGCTCATTCCGGGCATGCGAAGGTCCGAAATAATAACGCTGGGATTAAACGCTCCCGCCTGGTCAAGGGCTTGCTGACCATCGGCAGCGATTTCAGCCTCGTAGCCCCACACCCTTAACAGCTCCGCCAGACCTTCTCTCTCGCTGGCGTCATCGTCAACCACGAGGATCTTGTCATGTCGCGGCACGTGGATCTCCTTGTGCTCAATATAGTATAGATTAGGAAACCGAACAAATTGCTACCAAACCGGCCAAACGGCACTTCCATCCTGCGACCAAGAGCGCCGTTTTCGAACGTAAACTCTCTTCGTGCGGAATTCCTGTTTGGGGAATGTTGATGCGGTCAAGTTCCAATTCGGGATTTCTTTTGACTTTCCTCAAATCTCCTTCATATACTGTGCGTGCTTTCCAGCTCAAAGGCTCACGGACAGCTAACACCCGCTATGGAAATCCATCTCCTGATCGCTTCACAGGACAAGTCGCTTATAGACACGTGCTTCAGCGTCTCGAAACTGATGGGGCTTGAAGCCACCGTGGCTGGAGCGCCTTTTGAAGCTCTCAACACCGTCAAGGCCGGTGGAATTGACATCATTCTGGCCGACGCTCGGATGCCGGGCCTCGTTGTAGCTGAACTGATCAAAGTCGCCCGTGGGGCATCGCCCGGACCAGAGGTTATCGTCCTTGCAACGGACGGCGATGCCGCCCTTGCCCGCCACGCCGTAGATCAAGGCGCTCAGGAATGCCTGATCGGTCCGTTCGCAGGAAACGATCTCGAACGCCTGCTGAGCCGGTTGATCCAGCAAAGAGAGATGGCCGCTGAAAACCGCTTGCTTCGCGAGCAGCTCCAGACACGACAAGGGCTGGGAGCTTTGATTGGCGCGTCCGCCAGGATGCAGAGGGTCTATGAGATGATCCTCAAAGTGGCTGCCAAACGGCACCCCGTGCTGGTGCTTGGAGAAAGCGGGACTGGCAAGGAACTTGTGGCGCGGGCGATCCATTTTTATGGCCCCTGGCGTGAGCTTCCATTCGTTCCCGTGGATTGCGGCGCACTATCTTCAACACTGGTCGAAAGCGAACTGTTCGGACACGTACGTGGCGCATTCACAGGGGCCAGCCAGAACCGTGCGGGGCTGCTGGTGGCGGGCGGAAGAGGTACCATCTTTCTGGATGAAATTGCGGAACTTCCGGTGGAACTGCAATCGAAACTGCTGAGGGCCATACAGGAACGCGAGGTGAGGCCTGTTGGCAGCAACCAGCGCGTGCCGATCGAGGCCCGCATCATCGCGGGAACCAATCAGCACCTGGAAGGCGCTATCACCCGCGGCACTTTCCGCAAGGACCTGTTCTTCCGGCTCAATATTGTTTCCATTAAGTTGCCGCCGCTGAGGGACCGCAAGGGGGATATTCCGCTGCTGGTGCACCATTTTATCGACCGTTACGCTGGAAGTTCGGGCGACATCCGCGACATCTCTTGCGACGCGATGAGCAGGCTGATGAATTATGACTGGCCTGGCAATATCCGTGAACTGGAGAATTGCATTCAGCGCGCGGCGGCACTCGGATCATCCCCTGAAATTCAGGTGAGAGACCTGCCTTCGACTCTTCTGTGCGCGATGCGTAACGAAAGCGGTAAGCAGCGGTTTTCCACACTGCGGGAGCTGGAAAAGGATGCGATTCGGAGGGCCCTGGAAATCACGGGCGGTGACCGCCTTCGCGCCGCCAAACTGCTCGGAATCGGCAAGACCACGGTGTACCGGAAAATCAAGGAGTACAACCTGGAAGGTACAGTGGGTCCCCAATAGGGTTGAGGGCCCTCTTGCCACCAGCCGCGGGAAGAATCATTCGACAATTCAGGCCGCAAAATCGAAAATCCATCTGATGGCAACAATTGCTCTTGATGCGACTTATACAGTGGGCGAGCAGCCTTCCGGCGTGGCTGTCTACTGCAGAAGGTTGATTGAATCGCTTGCCGAAATTGAATGCGAGCATCATTACCTGCTCTGCTACCGGCTTTCGAGGTTTAAGTCGCGACGAGAATTCCTCCACCCGGGTTCCTGCCCAGGCTCGCAGGGGCCGCGTTTTTCGGTTCGCTACTATCAAAACCCCTGGACATTCTGGTTGCCCTGGCGGACGGATCTGTTCCACAGCCTGGTGCAGCGGCCGCCCGCGTTCCGGTTCAAGAATGAGATTGTTACCGTCATTGACCTGTTTCCTCTTACCGGCAAGGACTACTCGACTTCGGATTTCCAACAGAAATTCTCAGCCTTGCTGCTGGAAGCAGTGGAGCGGGCCGTCCGCATCATTACGCCCTCACAATACACAATGGACCAATTGCTGAGGCACGCGGGGGTGCCACGAGAGAAGCTCCGGTTGATTCCTTTTGGAGTTGATGCGCCCGCCGAATCCCTCAGCCAGGAGCGCCGTCTAGCGGAACGCGAGCAGCTTGTGGGAAAAGGCAATGAGATGGTTCTTACCGTAGGCGTGATCCAAACAAGAAAGAACACTTTGAATGCTCTTAAGGCGCTCCGCTACCTGCCAGAGCGATACCGCCTTGTGATCGCGGGCGGGAACGGCCATGGCAGTGAAGCAATCCATGCTTTTATACGGACCGAAGGCCTCAGCTCACGTGTGGTGTTGATGGGTTACGTCCCAGCGGAGCAACTCGCCGTGCTGTACGACGTCGCAAGTGCGTTCCTCTTCCCGTCGTTCGAAGAAGGCTTCGGCCTTCCGGTACTTGAAGCCATGGCCCACGGACTTCCGGTGGTGGCTTCAAAAACATCATCATTGCCGGAAGTCGGAGGTGACGCGGCCCTTTACATCGACCCGCACGACCCCAATGACATCGCCGAGAAAGTCGCCAGCGCCGTCGAGGATGAGGGCCAACGGAGGCTGATGATTGAGCGTGGCAGAGCTCGCGCGCGTGTATTCACCTGGCGCCGTACCGCGGAAGCCAATCTACAAGCCTATAATGAGGTTTTGGCGCTGTAACCCTGGCCATTTGTCAGCCGTACTGCGGTGGATCAGAATATTTTCGGCTGGCAACAGAATGGCGGCAAAGCGGAGCACATTGCAAGGATTTCTGAAAAATGAAGAAGGCACTGATCACGGGAATATCGGGGCAGGACGGTAGTTACCTTGCCGAATACCTGCTTGGCCTGGATTATGAAGTCTGGGGCCTCATTCGCCGTGAGCCGGCAACTTTGCGATGGCTTCAGCCCGTGGTTCACCGCATCGAGTTTGTCTACGGAGACATGCGTGATGCGGAATCCCTTGCCGTCGCCTTCCAAAAGGCCTGGCCCGATGAACTCTACAACCTGGCCGGCCAGGTGTTTGTCCCTACAAGTTGGGAATGTCCAGCCGAAACAATGGACATCAATGCAGGAGGCTTGGCGCGCCTGCTCCAGGTGGTCGAACGCCAGAAGCCCGACACGCGCGTGTATCAGGCTTCAACCTCGGAGATGTTTGGAAACGCTGACGGTTCGCGCAGCGAGCAGACGCCATTACAACCGTTGTCTCCCTACGGAATTTCCAAGATGGCGGCCCACCGTATGGCAGAAGTATACCGGAACCGCGGCCTTTACGTTGCTTCGGGCATTCTATTCAACCACGAGTCTCCGCGTCGCGGCCCGGAAATGGTAACTCGAAAGATCACCCGCGCGGCCGCGCGTTGGGCGATGGGTGATAGGACGAAACTTAGGTTGGGGAATCTGCATTCCAGGCGCGACTGGGGCTTTGCGGGCGACTATGTGAAGGCCATGCACGCCATGTTGCAGAACGGGTCCGCTAAAGACTATGTGGTTGGAACAGGAATTTCGCACAGCGTGGAGGAATTCCTCCGGCAGGTACTCGTGGAACTCCACCGGATGACCGGCGGCTCCGTCCTTCCTTCTATCGAGGACTGGGTAGAAATTGACTCACATCTGTTGCGAACGGGAGAAATCCATGACCTGCGGGCCGACGCCACTCTAGCCTGTAAGGAGCTCGGCTGGAAGCCTACTGTCGACTTTCCCCGACTGGTCAGAATGATGCTGGAAGCCGACCTCTCTTCCGCCAGCGAAGCCATCGGGTCACCCAGCGAGGCATAACCGAATCAGACAACCAATGTCCAGTAAGTTGTTTAGCTGCTGTCGCTTACAGACATAAACCAGGTGCCATGGCTATATAGTTGGTGACTTCATCGCCCTTTCCCAGGGACAAGCAGTGTCCCAAATTTGCACACATTAACGAGATCCGGTCAGCGAAACGAACTGGAGGGGCTTGCCTTCCGCCCATGGTTTGTAGTTCAAGGCAAACTGGATCCGCCGATCGAGCGGCGGGTGACTGTAAAGCCAGAACACGATGAACGGATTAGGGTCAGGGTCGGAAAGATCCTGCTCACCCAGGATTTGGAAAGCTCGAGCTTCAGCGGAATTGGGGTTCGGCACTACGCCATACGTCACTTCCAGCGCAAACTGGTCGGCCTGGTGTTCGTAGTGCCGCGAAATGGCGTTCACCAGGGGTGAGGAGAAGAACGTCAGGAGCGTGAGCACCAGCAGCATTACGGGCAGAGATGCCAGATCGTCTTCGCCTTCGATGCCGGTTCGGCCACCGTAGTGTTTGATCAACTTTTTGACGGTAAAAAACCCCAGCGCGAGAAAGAGTAGCACGACCAGCTCAATCAGAACAAATTCCTTCATGATGTGGTGCAAGACATAGTGTCCGGTTTCATGCCCGAGCACCAGCAGGGTCTCATCATCGGCCATTTTTTTTAACGTGGTATCCCACACCACCACTCTCTTGCTCGCTCCCAGGCCTGAAACGTACGCGTTGAGCGTATTGGTTTTCGTGCTGGCATTCATCTCCAGAATGCGTCGTCGAGGAATCTTGAGGTGGGCGCGGTGGAGCATCATCTCGATGTGTGTGACCAGTGCGGGCCGGGTCGCATCAAGCGGCGTAAACCTGTAAAAAAGGGGTTCGACGACGAAGGGCCCGATGAAGATTACGAATAGCGTAATGGGGACCGTTACTGCCCAGAAGTAAAACCACCAGCGCCGCGGGCTCTGCCTCACAATCCAGTAAAAAATGGCGACCATCAGGGTGCCAGCAACCAGGAACAGAATCAGGCCCTTGCCCCAGTCTGCCATCCACGACCCGAACCCTTGCGTCATAAGTCCGAATCTGTGCTCGATAACAAAATCCGCATAATAGTCAAATGGAAGCAGCAGCAGCCTGACCGTGAGAAAAAACAAGGGAGCGAAGACGAGGCACTGCACAAAATATCGGGAGGAGGTTCGGCGCGCCAGGTTGCGAAATAGCACCCCTAACCTTGCGCGCCACAAAAGGAAATAGATGAGGAGCAAAAGGACGACGCCCGAAAAGTAGAGCTCATACTGGATGTGCGAATATGCAAGTGCCTCAGCTTTCTTCTGGGGTGAAAGTTTGTAACCTTTCGGGGCGGTCGGTGCCTCGACTTTGGGCATGGCTGCGGAGGGCCGTTCCCGCTGTGCAGGGGATCGCTCTGCCTGAAGCACGCCGGCGCCCTTGGCCGGCGCTTGAAAACAAGCTGCCGACAGGAGCAGCAATACGGCGAGCCTTCGCATTCGCATCAAATTCGGGGCAGTACGATACCCTGCTGCGACTGATATTTGCCCTTCTTGTCCTTGTAGGAAGTTTCGCAAACCTCGTCGGACTCGAAAAACACAATCTGGCATAATCCTTCGTTCGAATACACACGTGCGGGCAAGGGTGTGGTGTTCGAGATTTCGAGCGTCACAAATCCTTCCCATTCTGGTTCCAGTGGCGTCACATTCACGATAATGCCACAACGGGCGTAAGTCGATTTACCCACGCAGATTGTCAAGACGCTGCGAGGAATCCTGAAGTATTCCACCGACCGCGCCAACGCAAAGGAATTGGGGGGAACAATGCAGACGGGCCCCTTGAACTCGACGAAGGAGCGCTCGTCAAAACTCTTCGGATCCACGATCGAGTTGTTGACGTTGGTGAAAATCTTATATTCATCAG
This region includes:
- a CDS encoding GDP-mannose 4,6-dehydratase, producing the protein MKKALITGISGQDGSYLAEYLLGLDYEVWGLIRREPATLRWLQPVVHRIEFVYGDMRDAESLAVAFQKAWPDELYNLAGQVFVPTSWECPAETMDINAGGLARLLQVVERQKPDTRVYQASTSEMFGNADGSRSEQTPLQPLSPYGISKMAAHRMAEVYRNRGLYVASGILFNHESPRRGPEMVTRKITRAAARWAMGDRTKLRLGNLHSRRDWGFAGDYVKAMHAMLQNGSAKDYVVGTGISHSVEEFLRQVLVELHRMTGGSVLPSIEDWVEIDSHLLRTGEIHDLRADATLACKELGWKPTVDFPRLVRMMLEADLSSASEAIGSPSEA
- the dcd gene encoding dCTP deaminase: MSVKNDRWIRRMVRENRMIEPFAENQKRDGVISYGLSSYGYDLRVADEYKIFTNVNNSIVDPKSFDERSFVEFKGPVCIVPPNSFALARSVEYFRIPRSVLTICVGKSTYARCGIIVNVTPLEPEWEGFVTLEISNTTPLPARVYSNEGLCQIVFFESDEVCETSYKDKKGKYQSQQGIVLPRI
- a CDS encoding M48 family metallopeptidase; protein product: MPKVEAPTAPKGYKLSPQKKAEALAYSHIQYELYFSGVVLLLLIYFLLWRARLGVLFRNLARRTSSRYFVQCLVFAPLFFLTVRLLLLPFDYYADFVIEHRFGLMTQGFGSWMADWGKGLILFLVAGTLMVAIFYWIVRQSPRRWWFYFWAVTVPITLFVIFIGPFVVEPLFYRFTPLDATRPALVTHIEMMLHRAHLKIPRRRILEMNASTKTNTLNAYVSGLGASKRVVVWDTTLKKMADDETLLVLGHETGHYVLHHIMKEFVLIELVVLLFLALGFFTVKKLIKHYGGRTGIEGEDDLASLPVMLLVLTLLTFFSSPLVNAISRHYEHQADQFALEVTYGVVPNPNSAEARAFQILGEQDLSDPDPNPFIVFWLYSHPPLDRRIQFALNYKPWAEGKPLQFVSLTGSR
- a CDS encoding sigma-54 dependent transcriptional regulator — encoded protein: MPRHDKILVVDDDASEREGLAELLRVWGYEAEIAADGQQALDQAGAFNPSVIISDLRMPGMSGMDLLRQMRESRPEVSFIMLTAQGTIEEAVEATKLGAFNFLEKPVDPKRLQVELRNCLARRESELQLEIAHRRLREAGILGQLVGRSKKMQEVMSIIAAVAPSRASVLITGESGTGKELAARTLHELSPRKGKPFVAVNCAAIPESLMESEIFGHEKGAFTGAVERRMGCFELADGGTLLLDEIGEMPAQTQAKLLRVLEDSKLRRLGSKSETSVDVRVLAATNKVPEEAVSKGELRNDLYFRLNVVQITMPPLREHLGDLEPLTQALIEDLNRKHHTSVKAVDGNLLEAFRHHSWPGNIRELRNTLERMVVLSQGDILLTTDLPADFGKASTAAMGDDLHLRPGMTVGEAERRLIFETLTFTSNNKTRAAEMLGISLKTLHNKLKEYEAEPQS
- a CDS encoding glycosyltransferase family 1 protein, with translation MATIALDATYTVGEQPSGVAVYCRRLIESLAEIECEHHYLLCYRLSRFKSRREFLHPGSCPGSQGPRFSVRYYQNPWTFWLPWRTDLFHSLVQRPPAFRFKNEIVTVIDLFPLTGKDYSTSDFQQKFSALLLEAVERAVRIITPSQYTMDQLLRHAGVPREKLRLIPFGVDAPAESLSQERRLAEREQLVGKGNEMVLTVGVIQTRKNTLNALKALRYLPERYRLVIAGGNGHGSEAIHAFIRTEGLSSRVVLMGYVPAEQLAVLYDVASAFLFPSFEEGFGLPVLEAMAHGLPVVASKTSSLPEVGGDAALYIDPHDPNDIAEKVASAVEDEGQRRLMIERGRARARVFTWRRTAEANLQAYNEVLAL
- a CDS encoding ATP-binding protein, coding for MRLSLKAKLTALIGLLVLVVVLAISALYLFIITHEALVAVGRRGSFVADEVYHQTQTVLSQSYLPAGVDPSDTPAVLQFVGTRLAEDPNLSSTIESAVGNSPTIYYVAITDQKGIILAHNDPAQVGKQFTPAPSFDQLLNSGILQQLHVIYGPQQIYEVVHSSMLGDRPLDVRVGVSTLFVASELTPELHRALLLAIVALILATLSASLLSYGVLRPLKTISRSVERMARGENPEPLMVDRKDEWGILSSKLNLLGEQIRGEKTAFTQLKENLDQLFSNLADGLMLFDRQDQLVLATPAVERFLGEDPKLLLHRTAAEIFWSDHPMDRVLREAFVARVPVTWESPNEGDGDDNEGPRILASVQFAETGGESVGALVTVRDAGTRAQLEDQIAVASRLAALGRITSGVAHEVKNPLNAMVLQLEILKAKLAENSTAVKPQLDTLSSEIWRLDRVVKTFLDFTRPVELRLTDTDLEQMLQEVFTLAEPQARQNHVRLKIEKDGPVPRLKVDRDLFKQALLNLVLNGCQAMPSGGTLKIRSRKADRRVELEIEDQGVGIPPDVQPKIFSLFFTTKPGGSGVGLAMAYRIIQLHNGSIDFSSEPEQGTTFRIVLPA
- a CDS encoding sigma-54 dependent transcriptional regulator — encoded protein: MEIHLLIASQDKSLIDTCFSVSKLMGLEATVAGAPFEALNTVKAGGIDIILADARMPGLVVAELIKVARGASPGPEVIVLATDGDAALARHAVDQGAQECLIGPFAGNDLERLLSRLIQQREMAAENRLLREQLQTRQGLGALIGASARMQRVYEMILKVAAKRHPVLVLGESGTGKELVARAIHFYGPWRELPFVPVDCGALSSTLVESELFGHVRGAFTGASQNRAGLLVAGGRGTIFLDEIAELPVELQSKLLRAIQEREVRPVGSNQRVPIEARIIAGTNQHLEGAITRGTFRKDLFFRLNIVSIKLPPLRDRKGDIPLLVHHFIDRYAGSSGDIRDISCDAMSRLMNYDWPGNIRELENCIQRAAALGSSPEIQVRDLPSTLLCAMRNESGKQRFSTLRELEKDAIRRALEITGGDRLRAAKLLGIGKTTVYRKIKEYNLEGTVGPQ